One genomic region from Leptospira tipperaryensis encodes:
- a CDS encoding Crp/Fnr family transcriptional regulator, whose protein sequence is MDMMLESMFSKFGQTYDPNQIIFCENEPGNDFYLIQSGKVKIVKTVPNPTKKEDYLIKTLDILEQGDIFGEMAILEEQPRSATAIAISEVKVLNFNRANFELLMTKNPMLALKILTIFSVRINDAKRRLLILLMDDIQGKVADVFLMLYEKMHAHSDFKEIVLNVSQHDVAEWCAQPVGEVQKVLNTLSKSGKIELYEDKIVIHNIADFQRIVSQKRKPNS, encoded by the coding sequence ATGGATATGATGCTCGAATCCATGTTTTCCAAATTCGGCCAGACTTATGATCCGAATCAGATTATCTTTTGTGAAAACGAACCCGGTAACGACTTTTACCTGATCCAATCGGGAAAGGTAAAGATCGTAAAGACGGTTCCAAATCCCACAAAGAAAGAAGACTACTTGATCAAAACTTTGGATATTCTCGAACAAGGAGATATCTTCGGAGAGATGGCGATTCTGGAAGAACAACCTCGATCCGCAACTGCCATCGCGATTTCGGAAGTAAAAGTTCTGAACTTTAACCGCGCTAACTTCGAACTGTTGATGACTAAGAATCCGATGTTAGCTCTTAAAATTCTCACCATCTTTTCCGTGAGAATCAACGACGCCAAAAGAAGGCTTCTCATTCTTCTCATGGATGATATTCAAGGAAAGGTCGCCGACGTTTTCTTGATGCTCTACGAAAAGATGCACGCTCACAGCGATTTTAAAGAGATCGTTCTCAACGTTTCGCAACACGACGTAGCGGAATGGTGCGCGCAACCGGTTGGAGAAGTTCAAAAGGTTCTCAACACTCTTTCCAAGAGCGGGAAAATCGAACTCTACGAAGACAAAATTGTTATACACAATATCGCCGACTTCCAGAGAATAGTCTCACAAAAACGGAAACCGAATTCTTAA
- a CDS encoding P-II family nitrogen regulator, with product MKLIVAIIQPHKLEEVKAELTKNEIYRLTVSDVQGYGQQKGKTEVFRGHEYQVNLLRKVRLEIAVNDEFVKPTVDAILKAAKTGDGKIGDGKIFITPLEDVIRIRTGERGSSAI from the coding sequence ATGAAATTAATCGTTGCTATCATTCAGCCACATAAACTCGAAGAGGTTAAGGCAGAATTGACTAAGAATGAGATCTATAGACTGACCGTGAGCGATGTTCAAGGTTATGGTCAGCAAAAAGGGAAAACTGAAGTTTTCCGCGGACACGAATACCAAGTGAACCTTCTCAGAAAAGTTCGTTTGGAAATTGCGGTCAACGATGAATTCGTAAAACCGACTGTGGATGCGATTCTCAAAGCGGCTAAAACCGGTGACGGAAAAATCGGAGACGGAAAGATTTTTATCACTCCGCTTGAAGACGTGATCCGTATCAGAACAGGAGAAAGAGGAAGTTCAGCGATCTGA
- a CDS encoding LIC_10271 family cell wall hydrolase, producing the protein MNRVFRKFLLLLFFPVSLQIFPAGSQNLSVYNVQRGDTYYSLGKKFNVNYHKIMEWNGKKNGDPLIPGESLKVRKPFSRENEKIVSKTARPILKEESSDSSRPFLRFPLKSKPPVQSVFTKLSFAPNKGVLFKASRHNEVRPASPGKVLVVDEMDGYKKFVILEHKNGYSSVYANLKSVSVSEGETVDSSQIIGSLESGKGLYFQLNRGSSAVDPNFQIR; encoded by the coding sequence ATGAACCGTGTTTTTCGGAAATTCTTACTCTTACTTTTTTTTCCGGTCTCTCTTCAGATCTTTCCCGCCGGATCACAGAATCTTTCCGTTTATAACGTCCAAAGAGGGGATACTTATTATTCTTTGGGAAAAAAGTTCAACGTAAATTATCATAAAATTATGGAATGGAACGGTAAGAAAAACGGCGACCCTTTGATTCCGGGTGAATCCTTGAAAGTCAGAAAACCCTTTTCTCGAGAAAACGAAAAGATCGTCTCTAAAACCGCCCGACCGATTCTCAAGGAAGAATCTTCGGATTCTTCCCGTCCATTTCTTCGTTTCCCTCTGAAAAGCAAACCTCCTGTTCAATCCGTTTTTACCAAGCTCAGCTTTGCCCCAAACAAAGGAGTTCTTTTCAAAGCGTCGAGACACAACGAGGTCAGACCGGCTTCTCCCGGCAAAGTTTTGGTCGTGGATGAAATGGATGGATATAAGAAATTTGTAATATTAGAACACAAGAACGGATATTCCAGCGTCTACGCAAACTTAAAAAGTGTTTCCGTTTCCGAAGGGGAAACGGTGGATTCTTCCCAAATCATAGGATCTCTGGAATCGGGAAAGGGACTCTACTTTCAGTTGAACCGCGGAAGTTCCGCCGTCGATCCGAACTTTCAAATTCGTTAA
- a CDS encoding amidohydrolase family protein, which yields MEYELVNACIVTKDQWIPNGTIVVKDGVILSVNAGGPPTGKRIRLNLNGLYVYPGLINAHDHLLSTYLPRVAPSKPYLNWLPWDNDLKSSIVFSERQQLEPEQLYLLGSFKNLISGVTSVQDHIPHFVQDPFVESVPVRILNRYSLSHSICTYSLNWGEGPKEEYAKALKDDIPYITRIAEGFDSESRDSLKALSKMGCLSDHTVLIHGVVLSESDIALIAEKKAHLVWCPEANLFLYERTTDIRDLLKHKVNVSLGTDSSLCGSLNLLEEIRAARKFYQSEYGEDLSPKTLFEMVTTNPAKAFRVEKEIGSIEVGKRADLVIMTRNSEDPYLNLCESDLNSIRLVLRDGVPVYGDASLESFFEESGANVERIRIHDADKYLTGSPGKLLESLAVSLGYKKDLAFFPAQKEFDNFE from the coding sequence ATGGAATACGAACTCGTAAACGCCTGCATTGTAACCAAGGATCAATGGATTCCGAATGGAACGATCGTTGTGAAGGACGGAGTCATTCTATCTGTCAACGCAGGCGGACCTCCGACCGGCAAACGGATCCGTCTCAATCTCAACGGCCTTTACGTTTATCCGGGATTGATCAACGCGCACGATCATCTTTTAAGTACGTATCTTCCCAGAGTCGCTCCGAGCAAGCCTTACTTGAATTGGCTTCCCTGGGACAACGATCTCAAGTCTTCCATCGTATTTTCGGAAAGACAACAATTGGAACCGGAACAACTCTATCTACTCGGTTCTTTTAAGAATCTGATCTCCGGTGTTACAAGCGTTCAAGATCATATCCCACACTTTGTTCAGGATCCTTTTGTGGAATCCGTTCCCGTGAGAATTCTCAATCGTTATTCTCTTTCACATAGCATTTGTACGTATTCTTTAAATTGGGGAGAAGGACCCAAAGAAGAATATGCAAAAGCTCTAAAGGACGATATTCCGTATATCACTCGGATCGCGGAAGGATTCGATTCGGAATCAAGAGATTCTTTAAAAGCTCTGAGTAAGATGGGCTGTTTGAGCGATCATACAGTTCTCATTCACGGAGTTGTTTTATCCGAATCGGACATCGCGCTTATCGCGGAAAAAAAGGCTCATCTGGTTTGGTGTCCCGAAGCAAATTTATTTCTCTACGAAAGAACTACCGACATTCGAGATCTTCTGAAACACAAGGTAAACGTTTCTCTGGGAACCGATTCCAGTTTATGCGGTTCCTTAAATCTTTTGGAAGAAATTCGCGCCGCCAGAAAATTTTATCAGAGTGAATACGGAGAAGACCTTTCACCGAAAACTCTTTTTGAAATGGTGACGACCAATCCCGCGAAGGCATTCCGAGTCGAAAAGGAAATCGGAAGTATAGAAGTCGGGAAAAGAGCGGATTTGGTGATCATGACTCGGAATTCCGAGGATCCTTACTTGAATCTCTGCGAATCCGACCTAAATAGCATTCGCCTCGTCCTTCGAGACGGGGTCCCCGTTTACGGAGATGCTAGTTTAGAATCTTTTTTTGAAGAATCCGGCGCGAACGTTGAGAGAATTCGGATTCACGACGCCGATAAGTATTTAACTGGTTCTCCAGGAAAACTCCTGGAATCGCTTGCCGTCTCCCTTGGTTATAAAAAGGATTTGGCATTTTTCCCCGCACAGAAAGAATTTGATAACTTTGAGTAG
- the prmC gene encoding peptide chain release factor N(5)-glutamine methyltransferase: MQHPDSILSLLKKSEEFLKKKEISSARLDAEILLADLLNLQRVKLYVNFERLLNEVEKDAYRERIVERSKNRPTAYITGQKAFYNSVFYVNENVLIPRPETEELVEKILLDFKEDPKEINVLDLCTGSGCIGISLKLSRKDWNVSLSDISKEALSIAEKNTIQILGEKDSIQFLESDLFSLIPEESKFDLIATNPPYIPSSDKETMMKDVVDYEPHLALFLDNPKEFLTNLIAKAHSYLNAHGKFYMETLPSLANVLVAESLDRGWAKAKVEKDLSGKERFVVLTK, encoded by the coding sequence ATGCAACACCCAGATTCTATTCTCTCCCTCCTCAAAAAATCAGAGGAATTTTTAAAGAAGAAAGAAATTTCCAGCGCTCGATTGGACGCCGAAATTCTTTTGGCCGATCTCTTGAATCTTCAGAGAGTGAAGTTGTATGTGAACTTCGAAAGATTGTTAAACGAAGTCGAAAAAGACGCTTACAGAGAAAGGATCGTGGAACGTTCCAAGAACAGGCCGACCGCTTATATCACTGGGCAAAAAGCGTTTTACAATTCCGTGTTTTACGTAAATGAGAACGTTTTAATTCCAAGACCGGAAACGGAAGAACTCGTCGAAAAGATTCTTCTCGATTTCAAGGAAGATCCAAAAGAAATCAACGTTCTCGATCTTTGTACAGGAAGCGGTTGTATAGGAATCAGCCTCAAGCTTTCAAGGAAGGACTGGAACGTTTCCCTCAGCGATATCTCGAAGGAAGCGCTCTCGATCGCCGAAAAAAATACGATCCAGATCTTGGGAGAAAAAGACTCCATTCAATTTTTAGAAAGTGATTTGTTTTCCTTGATTCCAGAAGAATCCAAATTCGATCTAATCGCAACCAATCCTCCTTATATCCCGAGTTCCGACAAAGAAACGATGATGAAAGACGTCGTTGACTACGAACCTCATCTCGCTTTATTTCTTGATAATCCGAAGGAGTTTCTGACGAACCTGATCGCAAAGGCGCATTCTTACTTAAACGCACATGGAAAATTTTATATGGAAACTCTTCCGTCCTTAGCGAACGTTCTGGTTGCGGAATCTCTTGATAGAGGCTGGGCGAAGGCAAAGGTTGAGAAGGATCTTTCCGGAAAGGAAAGATTCGTAGTTCTTACGAAGTAG
- a CDS encoding tetratricopeptide repeat protein, whose product MAGPIIRNYKGGSIIYFEKDKAEDIYVLRNGRVILTFPALDTGQEVKEDVRIGEFFGVKSALGKYPREETAQVIGNATILVFKPNEFEQFVAEKTHLILKMMKVFSSQLRQVHKKLKEILGQSDTRNPSFELMNVAEVFYKNNNLPHAVYAFEKYLQHYPGTAYSGRATELLELARRGSPFPLNMPPLVYEGGSRVSQETLQNIMKPAVEKSSITQGVDNSITSLYNRAHTLVNVGKHSDAMVLYKDLLNRTDFKFDSEKKLVENSLFQLGICLMKTNDLDNANSSFSTYIKKYPSGESIKESLFHLAEISELQGDRQRARMLYGKVALLPPEKDSISQKSRLKAKEMST is encoded by the coding sequence TTGGCCGGTCCGATCATCAGAAATTATAAAGGCGGATCCATCATTTATTTTGAAAAGGATAAAGCGGAGGATATTTACGTCCTGAGAAATGGGCGTGTCATCCTGACATTTCCAGCTCTAGACACAGGGCAAGAAGTCAAAGAAGACGTTCGCATCGGAGAGTTCTTCGGAGTCAAATCCGCCCTCGGAAAATATCCTAGAGAAGAAACCGCTCAAGTTATAGGCAATGCGACCATTCTCGTTTTTAAACCGAATGAGTTTGAACAGTTCGTCGCCGAGAAAACTCACCTCATTTTGAAGATGATGAAAGTTTTTTCCAGCCAACTCAGACAGGTTCATAAAAAATTGAAAGAAATCCTGGGACAATCCGACACCAGAAACCCTTCTTTCGAATTGATGAACGTAGCCGAAGTATTTTATAAAAATAATAATCTTCCTCACGCGGTTTACGCGTTTGAAAAATATTTACAACACTATCCGGGGACCGCGTATTCAGGCCGCGCAACTGAACTTTTAGAACTCGCAAGAAGAGGAAGCCCCTTCCCTCTCAACATGCCTCCTCTTGTTTACGAAGGTGGAAGCCGAGTCAGCCAGGAAACTCTTCAGAACATTATGAAACCTGCAGTGGAAAAATCCTCGATTACACAAGGCGTAGACAATTCCATCACCTCGCTTTATAACCGCGCTCACACCCTAGTAAACGTCGGAAAACACAGCGACGCGATGGTGCTTTACAAGGATCTTCTCAATCGAACGGATTTCAAATTCGACTCCGAGAAGAAGTTGGTGGAAAATTCACTTTTTCAACTCGGAATTTGTCTAATGAAGACGAACGATCTTGACAACGCGAATTCTTCCTTTTCGACTTATATCAAAAAATACCCTTCGGGAGAATCGATCAAAGAATCTCTCTTTCATTTGGCGGAAATCTCGGAACTCCAAGGAGATCGTCAAAGAGCAAGAATGCTCTACGGAAAGGTGGCTTTGCTTCCTCCGGAAAAAGACAGCATTTCTCAGAAATCCAGACTGAAAGCAAAGGAGATGAGCACCTAA
- a CDS encoding ammonium transporter yields MNWTKRLLLLLALLLPFVLFGQEATAPAAATPVADKGDTAWMLVASAFVFFMIPGLALFYGGLVRSKNVLSTMMHSFVAILVLTIQWTVFGYSFAFSGTNPYFGNFDLAFLNGIDENSLELTIPKYVHFLFQGMFALITPALISGAIAERVKFGGYIAFILLWSTLVYDPVAHWVWAADGWLFKMSALDFAGGTVVHLISGIAGLAAAIVLGKRKGEGPALIAPNNLTYTLIGAGLLWFGWFGFNAGSGLAVNGIAARAFLVTLIAPAAAGVAWLVIEYAHTRKATALGAASGIVAGLVVITPASGFVGVQGALIMGFLVSPICYGAILLKGKLGYDDSLDAFGIHGVGGALGAILTGVFTLSLGAGVASRGDQILVQVISVLATAAYSFIVSVILVFLIDKTIGFRISEDKEIAGLDSEIHGEKGYEI; encoded by the coding sequence ATGAATTGGACCAAGAGACTACTCTTATTGCTCGCTCTGCTTCTTCCATTTGTCCTTTTCGGACAAGAAGCAACTGCTCCCGCTGCGGCAACGCCCGTAGCGGATAAAGGAGACACTGCATGGATGCTCGTGGCATCTGCGTTTGTGTTTTTTATGATTCCTGGACTCGCCCTTTTTTACGGCGGTCTTGTAAGATCTAAAAACGTACTCTCTACCATGATGCACAGTTTTGTTGCGATTCTGGTATTGACTATCCAGTGGACCGTTTTCGGATACAGTTTCGCATTTTCCGGAACGAATCCTTATTTCGGTAACTTTGACCTTGCTTTCCTCAACGGAATCGACGAGAATTCTTTAGAGTTAACGATTCCAAAATACGTTCACTTTCTCTTTCAAGGAATGTTCGCTCTGATCACTCCTGCTCTGATTTCCGGAGCGATTGCAGAAAGAGTAAAGTTCGGCGGATATATCGCTTTTATCCTCCTCTGGTCTACTCTCGTTTATGATCCGGTCGCGCACTGGGTTTGGGCGGCTGACGGCTGGTTGTTTAAAATGAGCGCTTTGGATTTCGCAGGAGGAACAGTGGTTCACTTGATCTCCGGTATCGCGGGTCTTGCTGCGGCTATCGTTCTCGGAAAGAGAAAGGGAGAAGGCCCTGCTTTGATCGCGCCAAACAACCTCACTTACACTTTGATCGGTGCCGGTCTTCTTTGGTTTGGTTGGTTCGGGTTTAACGCGGGTTCCGGTTTAGCCGTAAATGGTATCGCCGCAAGAGCATTCTTAGTAACCTTGATCGCACCTGCTGCGGCTGGAGTTGCTTGGTTAGTAATCGAATACGCACATACAAGAAAAGCAACCGCTCTTGGAGCCGCTTCCGGGATCGTTGCAGGTCTCGTTGTGATCACACCTGCATCCGGATTCGTTGGAGTTCAGGGAGCCCTCATTATGGGATTTCTTGTAAGTCCGATATGTTACGGAGCTATTCTCTTGAAAGGTAAACTCGGTTACGACGATAGTTTAGACGCTTTCGGTATTCACGGTGTGGGTGGTGCGTTAGGCGCAATTCTAACCGGGGTGTTTACACTTTCTCTCGGAGCTGGTGTCGCGAGCAGAGGCGATCAAATTCTGGTTCAGGTAATCAGCGTTCTCGCAACCGCGGCCTATTCTTTTATCGTTTCCGTTATCCTTGTATTCTTAATCGATAAGACAATCGGATTCCGTATCTCCGAAGATAAGGAAATTGCCGGTCTGGATTCTGAAATCCACGGTGAAAAAGGCTACGAGATTTAA
- the fusA gene encoding elongation factor G produces the protein MSTAVAEFKPSEKLIKTRNIGISAHIDSGKTTLTERILFYTNKIHAIHEVRGKDGVGAKMDSMDLERERGITIQSAATYCQWKDHTINIIDTPGHVDFTVEVERSLRVLDSAILVLCGVAGVQSQSITVDRQMRRYNVPRVAFINKLDRTGANPFRVIDQLKEKLKHNAVPVQIPIGLENDLKGIVDLVKMRAFYFEGKDGMDIQEKDIPDDLKELAQKKHEELLDAASMFSDELTEALLEGTPTEEMIKRAIRTGTIELKLTPVFMGSAFKNKGVQKLLDGVLDYLASPVDVKNKALDQANNEEMIVLESNFEKPLVCLAFKLEDGRYGQLTYVRVYQGKLSKGMTIYNMSSNKKHNIGRLCRMHSDEMEDIDYAEAGDIIALFGIDCASGDTFTDGKIKVSMESMFVAAPVISLTIEAKESKHLANLAKALNRFTKEDPTFQTHVDQESGQTIIKGMGELHLEVYIERMKREYGVELITGAPQVAYRETITTKADFDYTHKKQTGGQGQFGRVAGYMEPIPLEESLNYDFVNKVVGGSIPREYIQSVDKGFKSCLERGSMIGFPIIGVRCVINDGAYHDVDSSDMAFQIAGRYAFRQGFNKANPQILEPIMKVEVDGPSEFQGAILGSLNQRRGMILNTTEEDSYCKTEAEVPLADMFGYSTVLRSSTQGKAEFSMEFSRYAPVPRNVAEELMKKYKVHQKDED, from the coding sequence ATGAGCACTGCTGTAGCCGAATTCAAACCGAGCGAAAAACTCATTAAAACCAGAAACATTGGGATCTCTGCCCATATCGACTCTGGAAAAACGACCCTAACCGAAAGAATTTTGTTCTACACAAACAAGATTCACGCCATTCACGAAGTTCGTGGAAAGGATGGAGTCGGTGCGAAAATGGACAGTATGGACCTCGAAAGAGAAAGAGGGATCACCATTCAGTCCGCGGCTACCTATTGCCAATGGAAAGATCATACGATCAACATCATTGATACCCCGGGTCACGTTGACTTCACAGTAGAAGTGGAACGTTCTCTTCGAGTTTTGGATTCTGCGATTCTCGTTCTTTGCGGGGTTGCCGGAGTTCAGTCTCAGTCTATTACCGTAGACCGTCAGATGAGACGTTACAACGTTCCTCGTGTTGCCTTTATCAACAAGCTGGACAGAACCGGAGCCAACCCTTTCCGCGTAATCGATCAGCTCAAAGAAAAATTAAAACACAACGCGGTTCCCGTTCAAATCCCAATCGGTCTTGAAAATGACCTCAAAGGAATTGTAGACCTCGTAAAAATGAGAGCCTTCTACTTTGAAGGTAAAGACGGTATGGACATTCAGGAAAAAGATATTCCGGATGATCTGAAAGAATTGGCTCAAAAGAAGCACGAAGAACTTTTGGACGCCGCTTCTATGTTCTCGGACGAATTGACCGAAGCTCTTCTCGAAGGAACTCCAACCGAAGAGATGATCAAAAGAGCGATTCGCACCGGAACCATCGAACTCAAACTTACCCCTGTTTTTATGGGTTCTGCTTTCAAAAACAAAGGAGTTCAAAAACTTCTGGATGGAGTTTTGGATTATCTCGCAAGCCCTGTGGACGTTAAGAACAAGGCTCTGGATCAAGCAAACAACGAAGAAATGATCGTTCTTGAATCCAATTTCGAGAAACCTTTGGTTTGTCTCGCGTTCAAACTCGAAGACGGACGTTATGGTCAGCTCACTTACGTGCGCGTCTACCAAGGAAAACTTTCCAAAGGTATGACCATCTACAATATGTCGAGCAACAAGAAGCATAACATCGGCCGACTCTGTCGTATGCACTCCGATGAGATGGAAGATATCGATTACGCGGAAGCGGGAGATATCATCGCTCTTTTCGGTATCGATTGTGCATCCGGGGATACTTTCACCGACGGAAAAATCAAAGTTTCCATGGAATCGATGTTCGTTGCCGCTCCCGTGATTTCTCTTACAATCGAAGCGAAGGAATCGAAACACCTCGCCAACTTGGCAAAAGCGTTAAACCGTTTTACCAAGGAAGACCCTACGTTCCAAACCCACGTGGATCAGGAATCAGGTCAAACCATCATCAAAGGGATGGGAGAACTTCACCTCGAAGTTTATATCGAGCGTATGAAACGCGAATACGGTGTGGAATTGATTACCGGCGCGCCTCAGGTTGCTTACCGTGAAACGATCACTACCAAAGCTGACTTCGATTATACCCACAAAAAACAAACGGGTGGTCAAGGTCAGTTCGGTCGTGTTGCCGGCTATATGGAACCGATCCCTCTCGAAGAAAGCTTGAATTACGATTTCGTAAACAAGGTTGTGGGTGGTTCGATCCCAAGAGAATACATCCAGTCCGTAGACAAAGGATTCAAGAGCTGTTTAGAGCGCGGATCCATGATCGGATTCCCTATCATCGGAGTTCGTTGTGTGATTAACGACGGTGCTTACCATGATGTGGACTCTTCCGATATGGCGTTCCAAATCGCGGGCCGTTATGCGTTCCGCCAAGGATTCAACAAAGCGAATCCTCAGATTTTAGAACCGATTATGAAAGTGGAAGTGGACGGTCCTTCCGAGTTCCAAGGTGCGATCCTCGGATCTTTGAATCAAAGACGCGGTATGATTCTGAACACAACCGAAGAAGACAGCTACTGTAAAACGGAAGCGGAAGTTCCTCTCGCGGATATGTTCGGATATTCGACCGTATTACGTTCTTCAACTCAAGGAAAGGCGGAATTCTCTATGGAATTCTCCAGATACGCTCCGGTTCCAAGAAACGTAGCGGAAGAGTTGATGAAAAAATACAAGGTTCATCAAAAAGACGAAGATTGA
- a CDS encoding LA_0442/LA_0875 N-terminal domain-containing protein, with amino-acid sequence MQLRNYFLILLSLCFLPWNLMGESLILKDGTIIKGRVTSQNAQTVVIQTEDGKKQEFSKIRILKIVYKDVSQAEVLKIQKEEEAKLAEKEQKKKDQEDKKKTEEELAKKNKEETDKQNKIDKEAKLADANQKEKERLARIQQKGLGPWSVVWRSAVLPGWGQWTHERKNPAIVYSALFFSSLYLVYRENQIYKNSVKDLNHINNPYETLIPPPTFSDPVALYIYSKPFEDQRDRVNQNYHKLQLSVAFTVLVYAANIFDAYFFHPRFGKSVSNHLILDYNPMARLDSTYTSNSTSASMETFWKLGYRFNLE; translated from the coding sequence ATGCAATTAAGAAATTATTTCCTTATTCTTCTCTCTTTGTGTTTTCTCCCATGGAACTTAATGGGAGAATCTCTCATTCTGAAGGATGGGACGATCATCAAAGGCCGCGTTACTTCTCAGAACGCGCAAACCGTAGTAATTCAAACCGAGGATGGAAAGAAGCAGGAATTTTCTAAGATTCGGATTCTAAAAATTGTTTACAAAGACGTTTCTCAAGCCGAGGTCTTAAAGATTCAAAAAGAGGAAGAAGCGAAGCTCGCAGAAAAGGAACAAAAGAAGAAAGATCAAGAAGATAAGAAGAAAACCGAAGAAGAGCTCGCTAAAAAGAATAAGGAAGAAACGGATAAACAAAACAAAATAGATAAGGAAGCGAAACTCGCTGACGCGAATCAGAAAGAGAAAGAACGCCTTGCTCGGATTCAACAAAAAGGTTTGGGACCTTGGAGCGTTGTGTGGAGATCTGCGGTTCTTCCCGGTTGGGGTCAATGGACCCACGAAAGAAAAAATCCTGCGATTGTTTATTCGGCTCTATTTTTCAGCTCACTCTATTTAGTTTATCGCGAGAATCAGATCTATAAAAACTCAGTGAAGGATCTGAATCATATCAATAATCCTTATGAAACTTTGATTCCTCCTCCTACTTTTTCGGATCCGGTAGCGCTCTATATTTATAGCAAACCTTTCGAAGATCAAAGAGATCGGGTCAATCAAAACTATCACAAGCTTCAGCTTTCCGTTGCCTTTACCGTTTTGGTGTACGCGGCCAATATCTTTGATGCCTATTTTTTTCATCCTCGTTTTGGAAAATCCGTAAGTAACCATTTGATTTTGGACTATAATCCGATGGCTCGATTGGATTCTACCTACACTTCCAATTCCACGTCGGCAAGTATGGAAACCTTCTGGAAACTCGGATATCGCTTCAATTTAGAATAG